In one Denitratisoma sp. genomic region, the following are encoded:
- a CDS encoding flagellar hook-length control protein FliK, whose protein sequence is MIPTDLAARLRILTESLVNPVSPVREISADLPELPVGQRFTARIESALPDGTFRALVAGHNLTLALPQSAKPGDTLELVVTARTPQLILAEGAEAASAEHAASPTLSRAGQLISALLAGEDRAPQPATIARAAPLLSEPPLQAAQLVPALQQAIVESGLFYEAHQAQWIAGRYPAAALAREPQARHAVTPRASNAAPPPAAAEAATAAETLPDATPASGRGPASSAPVLPAELQALVQQQLDAAATQHIIWRGDIWPGQGLRWEIAAEERQHDESGEAPAEQWATKLGLTLPRLGEVNVALTLTQGKVSLAMTANADSADALRRGLGDLAAAFAAAGLPPLAAGVNTHEPA, encoded by the coding sequence ATGATTCCCACCGATCTTGCCGCACGCCTGCGAATCCTGACGGAATCCCTCGTCAACCCGGTCTCGCCGGTACGCGAGATTTCCGCCGACCTGCCGGAGCTGCCGGTAGGGCAGCGCTTCACCGCCCGCATTGAAAGCGCCCTCCCCGACGGCACCTTCCGCGCCCTCGTCGCCGGGCACAACCTGACGCTGGCGCTGCCGCAATCGGCCAAGCCGGGCGACACGCTGGAACTGGTCGTCACGGCCCGCACGCCGCAGCTGATTCTCGCCGAGGGGGCGGAGGCCGCTTCCGCTGAACACGCTGCCTCTCCCACGCTATCGCGCGCCGGACAACTCATCAGCGCGCTCCTCGCCGGAGAGGATCGCGCTCCCCAGCCGGCAACCATCGCCCGTGCCGCGCCCCTGCTGTCCGAGCCGCCCCTGCAGGCCGCCCAGCTCGTGCCGGCATTGCAGCAGGCCATCGTCGAAAGCGGGCTCTTCTACGAAGCCCACCAGGCGCAATGGATCGCCGGACGCTATCCGGCCGCAGCGCTGGCGCGCGAGCCGCAGGCACGCCATGCCGTCACGCCGCGCGCCTCGAATGCCGCGCCACCCCCGGCAGCGGCGGAAGCGGCCACGGCCGCCGAGACCCTGCCGGATGCCACGCCCGCAAGCGGACGCGGGCCCGCCTCAAGTGCGCCGGTCCTGCCTGCCGAATTGCAGGCGCTCGTCCAGCAGCAACTCGATGCCGCCGCCACGCAGCACATCATCTGGCGCGGCGATATCTGGCCGGGGCAGGGCCTGCGGTGGGAAATAGCGGCGGAGGAGCGGCAGCACGACGAGTCCGGCGAAGCCCCCGCCGAGCAATGGGCGACGAAGCTCGGCCTCACCCTCCCCCGGCTGGGCGAAGTCAATGTCGCACTCACCCTGACGCAGGGAAAAGTCAGTCTCGCCATGACGGCGAATGCGGATAGCGCCGACGCGCTGCGGCGCGGCCTGGGGGATCTGGCCGCCGCTTTCGCGGCCGCCGGATTGCCGCCGCTCGCCGCGGGGGTAAATACGCATGAACCCGCGTGA
- a CDS encoding histidine kinase, which produces MVQVQPHKKTSLNILIIEDSEDDALLLAGCFKRAGYTLQFKRVDNASTTRQAMLARQWDAILSDHSMPGFNALAALALMQELHLDLPFIIVSGVIEEETAIAAMRAGAHDYLSKDRLDRLVPAVEREMREANNRSERRTALETVKDNEARFRALVSNIPGMAFQLLRQMDGGFRFLYVSEGAEALLGRTPGELVAAPEPFFDAIHAEDRPAFEAALSCSAEDLSQMNWDGRIRGADGTEKWINLRAAPRRIASSEVQWEGIASNITQSKLAENELRESRAQLAELSSHLEAAKEEERERIARDIHDELGGTLVAIKIETSLLSSKLPTDPLQLRKRVRAVEGLIDEAISTAGRVARELRPGILKDFGLAAAIECQADDFSQRVGLNCDTTGITHEVDPDETTSLALFRVFQEALTNVAKHAQATWVGIRLGTEGDDLMLEIADNGRGISAEDMNKPKSFGLRGIRERMRGLGGSLELARNSPSGTRVILRAPFRPSEAIRPDANQ; this is translated from the coding sequence ATGGTTCAAGTGCAGCCGCACAAAAAAACATCGCTAAATATCCTGATCATCGAGGACTCGGAGGACGACGCCCTCCTGCTGGCCGGATGCTTCAAGCGCGCCGGCTACACGCTCCAGTTCAAGCGCGTGGATAACGCCAGTACCACTCGCCAAGCCATGCTTGCCAGGCAGTGGGATGCCATTCTTTCCGACCACAGCATGCCCGGCTTCAATGCGCTGGCAGCACTGGCGCTGATGCAGGAGCTGCATCTCGACCTGCCATTCATAATCGTCTCCGGCGTCATTGAAGAAGAAACCGCGATCGCCGCCATGCGTGCCGGGGCGCATGATTATTTGTCCAAGGACCGTCTTGACCGTCTCGTGCCCGCAGTCGAACGCGAGATGCGCGAGGCGAACAACCGCTCCGAGCGCCGCACCGCCCTGGAGACTGTCAAGGACAATGAGGCGCGCTTTCGGGCGCTGGTCTCCAATATCCCCGGAATGGCCTTCCAACTCTTGCGCCAGATGGATGGCGGATTCCGCTTTTTATATGTCAGCGAAGGCGCAGAAGCTCTGCTTGGCCGCACCCCGGGCGAGTTGGTTGCCGCACCCGAACCTTTCTTCGATGCCATCCATGCCGAGGATCGCCCTGCGTTCGAGGCGGCCCTGTCCTGCTCGGCGGAAGATCTTTCCCAGATGAACTGGGACGGCCGTATCCGCGGGGCTGACGGAACGGAAAAATGGATCAATTTGCGTGCCGCGCCACGACGCATCGCCAGCAGCGAAGTCCAATGGGAAGGCATCGCTTCCAACATTACCCAGAGCAAGCTGGCCGAAAACGAACTGCGGGAATCGCGAGCCCAACTGGCCGAACTTTCATCGCATCTGGAAGCCGCCAAGGAGGAGGAGCGCGAAAGGATCGCCCGGGACATCCACGACGAACTCGGCGGCACCCTGGTGGCAATCAAAATCGAGACCTCGCTGCTCTCGAGCAAACTGCCGACCGACCCCCTGCAACTGCGCAAGCGCGTGCGTGCCGTTGAAGGCCTCATCGACGAGGCCATCAGTACCGCGGGGCGCGTCGCACGCGAACTGCGACCCGGCATCCTCAAGGACTTTGGCTTGGCTGCGGCAATCGAATGCCAGGCAGACGACTTCTCGCAGCGGGTCGGACTCAATTGCGACACGACGGGAATCACCCATGAAGTCGACCCCGACGAAACGACCTCGCTGGCCCTGTTCCGCGTCTTTCAGGAAGCCCTCACCAATGTCGCGAAACACGCCCAGGCCACCTGGGTCGGGATCAGGCTTGGTACCGAAGGCGATGACCTGATGCTTGAAATCGCCGACAACGGTCGCGGCATCTCGGCCGAAGACATGAACAAGCCAAAATCGTTTGGCCTGCGAGGGATACGCGAGCGGATGCGGGGCCTGGGAGGATCGCTGGAACTGGCCAGGAATTCGCCCTCGGGCACCCGTGTCATACTGCGTGCGCCTTTCAGGCCAAGCGAAGCCATCCGCCCGGACGCAAACCAATGA
- the fliS gene encoding flagellar export chaperone FliS has translation MFAAMHNPKAAYAKAGIETGVETADPHKLILMLFEGAMLAVSSASLHMKRKGGADDVARKGEAISKAINIITNGLKASLDQDAGGELAGKLGALYDYMSARLLYANMHDQPAILDEISHLLAELKGAWEQIGNKP, from the coding sequence ATGTTTGCAGCGATGCATAACCCGAAGGCGGCTTACGCCAAGGCGGGGATCGAAACCGGCGTCGAGACCGCCGACCCGCACAAGCTCATCCTCATGCTCTTCGAGGGCGCCATGCTGGCCGTGTCCTCCGCCTCCCTCCACATGAAGCGCAAGGGCGGCGCCGACGACGTGGCGCGCAAGGGCGAGGCCATCTCCAAGGCCATCAACATCATCACCAACGGACTGAAGGCGAGCCTCGACCAGGACGCCGGCGGCGAACTGGCCGGAAAACTTGGCGCGCTCTATGATTACATGAGCGCCCGGCTGCTCTACGCCAATATGCACGACCAGCCGGCCATCCTCGACGAGATCAGCCACCTGCTCGCCGAGCTGAAGGGCGCCTGGGAACAGATCGGAAACAAGCCATGA
- a CDS encoding diguanylate cyclase produces MADITQPSEIAREALRRLATRRIPPTPDNYRTLYHEIAGTTEGEEFPERALKNLSGRLPRATPEQVRFGQQLDNAIAAKDWATLHAAMLAVLRELEADPLDWAGLIGELLAQIERRHSGLTPAKKREAVSHILESAGADPGNLHERMHSLLRSWSRSGPGTEPSALTGEIAPTPDAATSGREPGAVLQPATPAESRLPSAELRELIAQLVESSTSMLLIDTPELADEATALAASVRQARDAATFALLAKRLKQFNYRLHFVAEDQAELKAALQKLLQLVIENISELVEDDKWVQGQIGMVLDLFGEPLNIRRLDDVGQRLKEVIYRQSALKKNLNEAKERLKAMLAGFVDHLATFSESTSDYHDKIEKCAEKISAANDLAELNDVIEEVVRETRIIQLNAQRSRDELNAMKARVDEAEQEVARLQNELAETSEMVRHDQLTGALNRKGLEETLDRELARAKRRQMPICISLLDVDNFKRLNDTYGHQTGDDALVHLARVIRETMRPHDTLARYGGEEFLIILPDTSLPDAVSALTRLQRELTKRFFLHKNEKLLITFSAGVTAFHADEQRNDAIARADAAMYQAKKAGKNRVVSAD; encoded by the coding sequence ATGGCCGACATTACCCAACCTTCTGAAATCGCACGTGAAGCCCTGAGGAGACTGGCGACTCGCCGGATTCCGCCGACGCCGGACAATTACCGCACTCTGTATCACGAGATAGCGGGAACAACGGAAGGCGAGGAGTTCCCGGAACGCGCCCTGAAAAACCTGTCCGGGCGGCTGCCCCGGGCGACGCCCGAACAGGTCCGCTTCGGGCAGCAGCTCGATAACGCCATAGCAGCCAAAGACTGGGCAACCCTGCATGCCGCCATGCTGGCCGTACTCAGGGAACTCGAGGCGGATCCGCTCGACTGGGCCGGTCTGATCGGGGAATTGCTCGCGCAAATAGAACGGCGCCATTCCGGCCTCACGCCGGCCAAGAAGCGGGAGGCCGTCAGCCATATCCTGGAATCCGCGGGCGCCGACCCAGGCAATCTGCACGAGCGCATGCACTCGTTGTTGCGATCCTGGTCGAGGTCGGGGCCCGGAACCGAGCCCTCCGCACTCACCGGAGAGATAGCGCCCACCCCTGATGCGGCGACGTCCGGGCGCGAACCAGGCGCCGTACTCCAGCCTGCCACCCCCGCCGAGTCGCGCCTGCCCAGCGCCGAACTGCGCGAGTTGATCGCCCAATTGGTGGAAAGCTCGACCAGCATGCTGCTGATCGACACGCCGGAACTGGCCGATGAAGCGACGGCCCTGGCGGCCAGCGTGCGGCAGGCCCGCGATGCCGCGACATTCGCCTTATTGGCCAAGCGGCTCAAGCAATTCAACTACCGCCTGCACTTCGTCGCCGAAGACCAGGCCGAACTCAAGGCTGCCCTCCAGAAGCTGCTCCAGCTCGTCATCGAGAACATCAGCGAACTGGTAGAGGACGACAAGTGGGTGCAGGGGCAAATCGGCATGGTGCTCGACCTCTTCGGCGAGCCGCTCAACATCCGCAGGCTGGACGATGTCGGCCAGCGCCTGAAGGAAGTCATCTACCGCCAGAGCGCCCTGAAGAAAAATCTCAACGAAGCCAAGGAGCGGCTGAAGGCCATGCTGGCCGGGTTCGTCGACCATCTGGCCACCTTCTCCGAATCGACCAGCGACTACCACGACAAGATCGAAAAGTGCGCCGAGAAAATCAGCGCCGCCAACGATCTGGCCGAACTGAACGACGTCATCGAGGAAGTGGTGCGCGAAACGCGCATCATTCAACTCAATGCGCAGCGTTCGCGCGACGAACTGAACGCCATGAAGGCGCGCGTCGACGAGGCCGAGCAGGAAGTCGCCCGGCTGCAGAACGAGCTTGCCGAGACCAGCGAAATGGTGCGCCACGACCAGCTTACCGGGGCCCTCAACCGCAAGGGGCTCGAGGAAACCCTGGACCGCGAGCTGGCCCGCGCCAAACGCCGGCAAATGCCGATATGCATATCCCTGCTGGATGTCGACAACTTCAAGCGGCTCAACGACACCTACGGCCACCAGACCGGCGACGATGCCCTGGTCCATCTTGCCCGCGTCATCCGCGAGACCATGCGGCCGCACGACACTCTGGCGCGCTACGGCGGCGAGGAGTTCCTCATCATCCTGCCGGATACCTCGCTTCCCGATGCCGTCTCCGCCCTGACGCGCCTGCAGCGCGAGCTGACCAAGCGCTTTTTCCTGCACAAGAACGAAAAGCTCCTCATCACCTTCAGCGCTGGCGTCACGGCCTTCCATGCCGACGAGCAACGCAACGATGCGATTGCCCGTGCCGACGCGGCGATGTACCAGGCCAAGAAGGCCGGCAAAAACCGCGTGGTTTCGGCCGACTGA
- a CDS encoding flagellar protein FlaG: MAIPQISGMGNVPQSTQPKRSDPPAKPAAETASSPAREQVQEVAKQLQRVTEPVAQNLQFMVDGETGKTVIRVVDGATKEVIRQIPNEEVLAIARAMDRLQGLLLKGKA, from the coding sequence ATGGCGATACCCCAGATTTCAGGGATGGGCAACGTGCCCCAGTCCACCCAGCCCAAGCGCTCCGACCCTCCGGCCAAACCGGCGGCGGAAACCGCCTCAAGCCCGGCACGCGAACAGGTCCAGGAGGTTGCCAAACAGTTGCAGCGTGTCACCGAGCCGGTGGCACAGAATTTGCAGTTCATGGTCGACGGAGAAACGGGCAAGACCGTGATCCGCGTAGTCGATGGCGCCACGAAGGAAGTGATCCGGCAGATTCCCAACGAGGAAGTGCTGGCGATCGCCCGGGCGATGGATCGACTGCAGGGCCTGCTGCTCAAGGGCAAGGCCTGA
- the fliD gene encoding flagellar filament capping protein FliD, whose translation MAISSPGIGSGLDVNGLVSQLMALEQRPFTLLATKEAKYQAQLSAYGSLKGALSSFQSAVAALATPAKFTAVKASVADSTVLTASAASTTSPGSYSIQVQTLAQAQKLKSATFDATSDTVGTGSLTIQFGTYSGGSFTLNPEKSAKTITIGSENASLAGVRDAINAADAGVSASIINDGSGYRLVIASEDAGVANALKVTVADDDLNNTDAAGLSQLVYDATTGGTTNLSQTVAAQNAAAIIDGIAISKPTNTWTDAIEGVTLNLLKEGGTTTLNVARDTAGTKAAVESFVKAFNDLNATLTNLSKYDAASKQASILTGDATVRSVQSQLRGLFNTALSSAGGGLTTLSDIGVTFQTDGTLKLDSSKLTAALNDGTKDVATLFAAVGKPTDSLVSFVSSTADTKNGNYAVNVTQLATQGKTVGQGNAALTINAGSNDALSLTVDGVAVSVTLNAGTYLTTAALAAEIQSKINGASALSSAGSSVVVTESGGKLTVTSSRYGSASTVAVTGGNAATDLFGSTVDTAGVDVAGSIGGIAASGSGQALTGAGDATGLKISITGGATGDRGTIGFARGYADLLDKLVGRMLENDGLVDGRMDGINASIKELGTRREALAARLTVIEKRYRAQFTALDTMLASMTQTSNYLQQQLANLPKAGGSSE comes from the coding sequence ATGGCAATTTCATCACCAGGAATCGGCTCGGGGCTGGACGTCAATGGCCTCGTCAGCCAGCTCATGGCGCTGGAGCAACGTCCCTTCACCCTTCTCGCCACCAAGGAAGCGAAGTACCAGGCGCAGCTGTCCGCCTACGGCAGCCTGAAGGGGGCCCTTTCCTCCTTCCAGAGCGCCGTGGCGGCACTCGCCACGCCGGCAAAATTTACCGCCGTCAAGGCAAGCGTTGCCGACAGCACCGTGCTGACGGCAAGCGCTGCCAGCACGACCTCGCCCGGCAGCTATTCAATTCAAGTGCAGACGCTGGCCCAGGCGCAGAAGCTCAAGTCGGCCACTTTCGACGCCACCAGCGACACGGTCGGCACCGGCAGCCTGACCATCCAGTTCGGTACCTACAGCGGCGGCAGCTTCACGCTGAATCCGGAGAAATCCGCCAAGACCATCACCATCGGCAGCGAGAATGCCTCGCTGGCCGGTGTGCGCGACGCGATCAACGCCGCCGATGCCGGCGTGTCGGCAAGCATCATCAATGACGGCAGCGGCTACCGCCTCGTCATCGCCTCAGAAGATGCCGGCGTCGCCAATGCGCTGAAGGTCACCGTAGCGGACGATGACCTAAACAACACCGACGCGGCCGGATTGTCGCAACTGGTGTATGACGCAACCACCGGCGGCACGACGAACCTCTCGCAGACCGTGGCTGCGCAAAATGCCGCGGCGATCATCGACGGCATCGCCATCAGCAAGCCGACGAACACCTGGACCGACGCCATTGAGGGCGTCACCCTGAACCTGCTGAAGGAAGGGGGAACGACGACACTGAATGTGGCCAGGGACACCGCCGGCACGAAGGCTGCCGTCGAGTCCTTCGTGAAAGCCTTCAATGACCTGAACGCGACCCTGACCAACCTGTCGAAGTACGACGCCGCCAGCAAGCAGGCTTCCATCCTGACCGGCGACGCCACCGTCCGCTCGGTACAGAGCCAGTTGCGCGGTCTGTTCAACACCGCGCTGTCTAGCGCCGGCGGCGGCCTGACAACGCTTAGCGACATCGGCGTGACCTTCCAGACCGACGGCACGCTGAAGCTGGACTCGAGCAAGCTGACGGCCGCGCTGAACGACGGCACCAAGGACGTTGCCACGCTGTTCGCCGCCGTGGGCAAGCCGACTGACAGCCTGGTTTCCTTCGTGTCCTCGACAGCGGACACGAAGAACGGCAACTATGCCGTCAACGTCACGCAGCTGGCCACCCAGGGCAAGACCGTCGGACAGGGCAACGCCGCGCTGACCATCAACGCCGGCAGCAACGACGCCCTCAGCCTGACGGTGGATGGGGTTGCGGTCAGCGTGACCCTGAATGCCGGCACCTACCTGACGACCGCGGCGCTGGCGGCGGAAATCCAGTCGAAGATCAACGGCGCGAGCGCGCTCTCGTCGGCGGGCAGCAGCGTGGTCGTCACGGAGTCGGGCGGCAAGCTCACCGTGACGTCCAGCCGCTACGGCTCGGCTTCCACGGTCGCCGTCACCGGAGGCAATGCGGCCACCGACCTCTTCGGCAGCACGGTCGACACGGCCGGCGTGGATGTCGCCGGCAGCATCGGCGGCATTGCCGCCAGCGGATCGGGCCAGGCACTGACCGGCGCCGGCGACGCCACGGGCCTGAAGATCAGCATCACCGGCGGCGCCACCGGCGACCGCGGCACCATCGGTTTCGCCCGCGGCTATGCCGACCTGCTCGACAAGCTGGTCGGCCGCATGCTGGAAAACGACGGCCTGGTCGACGGCCGCATGGACGGCATCAACGCCTCGATCAAGGAACTCGGCACGCGGCGCGAGGCGCTGGCGGCCCGGTTGACCGTGATCGAAAAGCGCTACCGCGCCCAATTCACGGCACTCGACACCATGCTTGCCAGCATGACGCAGACCAGCAACTACCTGCAGCAGCAGTTGGCAAACCTGCCCAAGGCAGGCGGCTCAAGCGAATAA
- a CDS encoding response regulator transcription factor, producing MTTQIRILIADDHAIVRHGLRQILSDSEDMVVAGEAKNGVQALQMARQGKWDVVLMDVSMPDKNGIDTLKQLKKEYPKLPVLMLSMHPEEQYAIRALKAGASGYLTKQSAPELLVTAIRQVACGKKYVSPSLAEELANAITEDTERPPHEKLSDREYQTLVMIASGKTLTQIAEELKLSVKTVSVYRARLLEKMKLKNNAELTHYGLKHGLVE from the coding sequence ATGACAACGCAAATACGCATTCTCATTGCCGATGATCACGCCATCGTCCGCCATGGCTTGCGCCAGATCCTGTCCGACTCGGAAGACATGGTTGTTGCCGGCGAAGCCAAAAACGGTGTGCAGGCCTTGCAAATGGCCCGCCAGGGAAAATGGGACGTCGTCCTGATGGATGTTTCAATGCCCGACAAGAACGGCATCGATACCCTGAAACAACTCAAGAAGGAATACCCCAAGCTGCCGGTCCTCATGCTCAGCATGCATCCGGAGGAACAATACGCCATCCGCGCACTCAAGGCCGGCGCCTCCGGCTACCTCACCAAGCAAAGTGCCCCTGAACTATTGGTGACAGCCATCCGCCAGGTCGCTTGCGGCAAGAAGTACGTGAGCCCCTCGCTCGCCGAGGAACTTGCCAACGCCATCACGGAAGACACTGAACGTCCGCCACATGAAAAGCTCTCGGACCGGGAATACCAGACTCTGGTCATGATCGCTTCCGGCAAGACCCTCACCCAGATTGCGGAAGAACTCAAGCTCAGCGTCAAGACGGTCAGCGTCTATCGGGCACGTCTGCTCGAGAAAATGAAGTTGAAGAACAATGCCGAGTTGACCCATTACGGCCTCAAGCACGGCCTGGTCGAATAA
- a CDS encoding flagellar protein FliT — translation MNTLALYESMSAISAQMVEAAAACDWDRLTALEKDCAGLARHLEADGEPIRLSASERTRKLALIHRILADDAEVRRHTEPWMEQVKQFLGGGARERSIRRAYGAHAGQ, via the coding sequence ATGAACACGCTTGCCCTGTACGAATCGATGAGCGCGATTTCCGCGCAAATGGTCGAGGCGGCCGCCGCCTGCGACTGGGACCGGCTGACGGCGCTGGAAAAGGATTGCGCCGGCCTGGCCCGCCACCTCGAGGCGGATGGCGAACCGATCCGGCTCTCCGCGTCGGAGAGAACGCGCAAGCTGGCGCTCATCCACCGCATCCTGGCCGACGACGCCGAGGTGCGGCGCCATACGGAACCCTGGATGGAGCAGGTCAAGCAGTTCCTCGGCGGCGGCGCGCGCGAACGCTCCATTCGTCGGGCTTACGGCGCCCACGCCGGCCAATAG
- a CDS encoding flagellin produces MPQIINTNIASLNSQRNLNTSQTQLATSLQRLSSGLRINSAKDDAAGLGISERMTTQIRGLNQAARNSSDGISLAQTGEGALAEIASNLQRVRELAVQAANATNSASDRAALDLEVQQRLAEVDRVAAQTSFNGQKLLDGSFGTATFQVGANVGETISIGLSTSMRTTAIGKTADYVNGSTAYSTSLALGQQGTGVDITNALASGDLSITVGSNSAVAVGASADNSSGAGNAGRTASSAYSKVKAINESSVPNLTASADTTVVFDYTTLVSGAAADTYTLSINGTNIYNAAASTTIAGADMAIAINANSAATGVTATFSSGKLTLNAADGRNIVVSQTATDADTSSTLIGAGLTTTSAGLNNSSNDAKTAATVASGTAVSNTFGGTIRLTSTESITLSGNNEAYIGYADGSSMALGASALNSVSVTSVANANVAITRADAALTSITNLRSTFGSIQNRFESVISSLQATAENLTASRSRIQDADFAQETANLTRAQILQQAGVAMLAQANALPQQVLTLIRG; encoded by the coding sequence ATGCCTCAGATTATCAACACCAACATTGCGTCTCTGAATTCGCAGCGCAACCTCAATACCTCGCAAACCCAACTCGCCACCTCCCTCCAGCGCCTTTCCTCCGGCCTGCGCATCAACAGCGCCAAGGACGATGCCGCGGGCCTCGGAATTTCCGAGCGGATGACGACACAGATTCGCGGTCTCAACCAGGCTGCCCGCAATTCCAGCGACGGCATTTCCCTGGCGCAAACCGGTGAAGGCGCGCTGGCCGAAATCGCCAGCAACCTGCAGCGCGTTCGCGAACTGGCTGTGCAAGCAGCCAACGCCACCAACAGCGCCTCGGACCGGGCCGCTCTGGACCTGGAAGTGCAACAGCGCCTGGCAGAGGTCGACCGCGTTGCGGCTCAAACCTCGTTCAACGGCCAGAAGCTTCTCGACGGCAGTTTCGGAACGGCGACTTTCCAGGTTGGCGCCAACGTCGGCGAGACCATTTCCATCGGTCTTTCGACCAGCATGCGCACCACCGCCATCGGCAAAACCGCCGACTATGTGAACGGCTCAACGGCCTATAGCACAAGCCTGGCCCTTGGCCAGCAAGGCACGGGGGTCGATATTACCAACGCGCTGGCCTCCGGCGATCTTTCGATCACGGTCGGCTCGAACTCTGCCGTCGCCGTTGGCGCATCGGCCGACAACAGCTCGGGCGCAGGCAATGCGGGCCGGACGGCCAGCAGCGCCTACTCGAAGGTCAAGGCCATCAACGAGTCGAGCGTGCCCAACCTCACGGCGTCTGCCGACACCACGGTGGTGTTCGATTACACGACGCTGGTCAGCGGGGCGGCGGCGGACACCTACACCCTCAGCATCAACGGTACGAACATCTATAACGCGGCTGCGTCAACCACTATCGCCGGCGCCGACATGGCCATCGCGATCAACGCGAACTCCGCCGCCACTGGCGTGACGGCCACGTTCAGCAGCGGCAAGCTGACCTTGAACGCGGCGGATGGCCGCAATATCGTCGTATCCCAGACGGCCACCGATGCCGATACCAGCAGCACCCTGATTGGCGCCGGCCTCACCACGACATCCGCCGGCCTGAACAACTCTAGCAACGATGCCAAAACCGCCGCAACCGTGGCCAGCGGCACGGCAGTATCCAACACGTTTGGCGGCACGATCCGGCTGACCTCCACCGAATCGATTACCCTGTCCGGGAACAACGAGGCTTACATCGGCTATGCCGACGGCAGCTCGATGGCGCTCGGCGCCTCGGCGCTCAACTCGGTTTCCGTAACCTCGGTCGCCAACGCCAACGTCGCCATCACGCGCGCCGATGCCGCGCTGACCTCGATCACCAACCTGCGTTCGACCTTCGGCTCGATCCAGAACCGTTTCGAGTCCGTCATCTCCAGCCTGCAGGCCACGGCCGAGAACCTGACGGCGTCGCGCTCGCGGATTCAGGATGCCGATTTCGCGCAGGAAACAGCCAACCTCACCCGCGCCCAGATCCTGCAGCAGGCCGGCGTGGCGATGCTGGCGCAGGCCAATGCCCTGCCCCAGCAGGTGCTGACGCTGATCCGCGGTTAA
- a CDS encoding EscU/YscU/HrcU family type III secretion system export apparatus switch protein, with amino-acid sequence MNPREPRQEAVALAYSAADSAPRVVAKGRGLIAEEIIARAREHGIFVHESPEMVALLMQVDLDARIPPQLYVAVAELLAWLYRLEHGLEPSLAAQ; translated from the coding sequence ATGAACCCGCGTGAACCCCGGCAGGAGGCAGTGGCCCTGGCCTACTCCGCGGCGGACAGCGCGCCGCGGGTCGTCGCCAAGGGACGCGGCCTGATTGCCGAGGAAATCATCGCGCGGGCGCGCGAGCACGGCATCTTCGTGCATGAATCGCCCGAGATGGTGGCGCTGCTCATGCAGGTCGACCTCGATGCCCGCATCCCGCCGCAGCTCTACGTTGCCGTGGCGGAACTGCTGGCCTGGCTCTACCGACTGGAGCACGGCCTCGAGCCGTCCCTGGCCGCACAATAA